From the Anopheles stephensi strain Indian chromosome X, UCI_ANSTEP_V1.0, whole genome shotgun sequence genome, the window gggAGGTCTAGCGCGGgagaaccgtttttttttcgttaaccCGTCAACGATCAAACTCCCCATGGCTGCCATGGTAACTACGTCAAGCAGCCGTCAGGCAGCACCTGACAGGCCGCCATGACAGTGTAGCCTGCTCCAATTATGAAAACGGGGTCATACcactgttgtttgctttccttctccAACTGTTGCCACCCTGTCTTGGTCTAAAAATGGCCATTTTTACACAAAAGAGCTGTCCACCCTTCTTCTCTCCTGGCGTCCCTGCAACGGCAAAAAGTTCATCCCTGAGCACACCCCGCTTTAAAAcgatttgttgtgtttttagcTGCTATTTTTGATTAAGTGCCAATGGAGCCAGTTTTCCAGTGCTGGAGGCAACTATGCTCAAGAAAATAGAGTATTGATTAGCAACAAAGCAGCATGAGTCGGAGAGATTGGTCCGGTTGGTTCAACATTCTATTTTTACGCCTTAAAAACTGGAGAATGTGTAGCTTTATTTTGCGACTGATGAGtaaggaaaagaagaagcattatctattttttttttttttttttattcataaagaacggcctggccgtattgctacattATCTATTTATAATTGGCATAAATTAGAATACCTTAGCCAACTTTGCCTCTAAAGGCTTGATGATATTGTGCATTATCAACATTATTAAAACCATTGTTAGTGGTGTCCATTTACCTATTGTCCAGAATATTTCAATGAAAAAGTTCTTCAGTATGAATAGCACAACACACCACATGTCagttgagatttgaacccagacTAGGCGTGTTCTAAGCTCACAGTCTTATCCGATACTCTATCTGGGTCTGTCCACCAGCAAAAGGTTAGCGTAGCTCAAAAAGCCACCTGAGGAGCATATAAACCAATGATGATTCGAAGTGTTTCCATGTTGCCGAGTTCCAGGCTTTCGAATAGAAGTTACATAACTCCAATTTCAAAATAGCACCAAGAGCTAAAATAGCTTGTAACATCACCATCGTCAACGTCTCTGACACTGTTTCGCTTGCTTctgatttgtttttggctACGTTTCGCTACTAATCATCTGTTTCGCCGCTCAAGCCTTGGAGTTCGACAACGCACGCAACGCACAACATGGAACAAATCTCCGGTCCGCCGGCCAAGACCGGTACCTTCTACCAAACGCCCCGTTCACATCCGTGGCGTCCCACGATGGGTTACGAAGCGGTCGAAGTGACGCCTCTGCATGAGCAACCGATCACCAACCAGCTCGTTGCATCGTCCTACTCCCCATCGGGCATGTGTTCGGATCCGGTCACCTTCCCGAACCTGGTCACCGGGTTCGAGCGCAATCCGCAGCATGCTGCCCGTGCCGCCCTGTACACGCGCTACACACCGAACGAGTGGACCACCTCGAACGTCTGCACGTACGCGGACGCGGACAAGAACCGCAACTACTCGGAGAAGGTACGCTCCGAGGCGGTACGGTTGATGCgcgaaacggacgaaaaaacTTCGCAAGGGCAGCGAGATGCGGCCCGTCGGCTCGGTGAACGTATCACCGACATTACCTTCTGGCGCAACGAGCTAACGACCGAGCTGGAGAAGCTGATAGCCGAATCGGCCCAGCTAACCGACACGAAGCGAAACGTGCAGAAGGCACTGCAGGACCTAGATCCGCCGCTTCACATCGCCCAGGAGTGTCTGTACCATCGGGAGTCGCGCAAAGGTATCGAGCTGGTGCACGATCACGTCGAGAAGAGTCTGCTGGTGGAGGTGGACAATTTGCGCGCGAGCCAGGAGAAGCTGTCGCAGCTGTTGGCGAAGATCACCAAGCAGCTGGCGGACTGTCGGGCGGCGCAGCACTCACTCGAGGACGATATTAGCCATAAAGAGTCGGCACTCGGTATCGACTCGATCTGTCACCAGGTAGGTTATATTGACTCGAAATCACTCGTTATAAAGCAGGTCTTATGATTTTCCACTGTCCAACAATATAGCTTAACAACTATAGCCGAGGCATTAACTACTACGGTGGAATCGAGAAGTATGACCCAACCGTTAGTACACCCGGTACGTGGTCCGGTTCGAGCAGTACAAGGATCAACAAGTAAGATTCGCTTTGCGCAGCTTCAAAGACGCATTGTTCAATTTCCAATctaaaccccccccccccccccccccaaaacgcAGCTCACACTCGGAAAGATCCAAGTCCTGCCAGCTGCGCAGTGATGCCGAATCACTGATCAACGCAGTGGCGACCTCCGTGTGGGACTGCTGGAGCAACACGAACAACGCGTTCAATAATCGCGCCTCCGAGATGCTGGAAGCAAAGAGCAAGATGCAACTACATCTGCACAAGGTAGGTATCGCTATACCCGCCTTCAAGGAACTCAGCGCCATCTTCACCTATCGTTCTGATTCGCGATTGCAGACCCAGCAGGAAATCTTTGACGTTGAGAAGCACATCGAGCTGCTCCGTAAGGCGATTAACGACAAATCAAACCCGATGAAGGTGGCCCAAACGCGCCTGGAAGCGCGAGCACACCGTCCCGGTATCGAGATGTGCCGGTAAGTTTCCGGCAGCCAGAAATCCTCCCAGCAGCTCCTACAATCTCCCATCTCTTCCTTTTTCACAGTGATAACGCTCACCTACGTTTGGTGGAGGAGGTGTGCACGATCCAGGATTCGGTCGCCACGCTACACCGCAAGCTGCAGGAAGCCGAAGCGCAGCATCAACAGCTGCTGCGCACCAAGTCTCAGCTCGAGAGCAACCTGAAGCAGAAGGTGGACGCACTGTTCATCGATCGCGAGAAGTGTATGGGACTGCGACGCTCCTTCCCGGTGAACAACACGATTAAATATTAAACGTCCGCGCACACCCTGAACGAACGCACACTTCTAATAGGGATGTCGATCCCCCGTCCCCGGCTTGTCAGTTGTGTTCTGCTTCTACTATACATATATAAATACCTATAtcgttcgcaaaaaaaaacaacaaacaacgtATCTTATCACTCTGGTAGCGCAATTTGGAAAGCGATAGAGAGGACGACGCGGTCCGGCTAACACAcgtacgaa encodes:
- the LOC118506676 gene encoding tektin-3-like isoform X1, which codes for MLCWEGASDYDATPAGSYLSSQALHANTFMHSSRKSSVPLPWSSTTHATHNMEQISGPPAKTGTFYQTPRSHPWRPTMGYEAVEVTPLHEQPITNQLVASSYSPSGMCSDPVTFPNLVTGFERNPQHAARAALYTRYTPNEWTTSNVCTYADADKNRNYSEKVRSEAVRLMRETDEKTSQGQRDAARRLGERITDITFWRNELTTELEKLIAESAQLTDTKRNVQKALQDLDPPLHIAQECLYHRESRKGIELVHDHVEKSLLVEVDNLRASQEKLSQLLAKITKQLADCRAAQHSLEDDISHKESALGIDSICHQLNNYSRGINYYGGIEKYDPTVSTPGTWSGSSSTRINNSHSERSKSCQLRSDAESLINAVATSVWDCWSNTNNAFNNRASEMLEAKSKMQLHLHKTQQEIFDVEKHIELLRKAINDKSNPMKVAQTRLEARAHRPGIEMCRDNAHLRLVEEVCTIQDSVATLHRKLQEAEAQHQQLLRTKSQLESNLKQKVDALFIDREKCMGLRRSFPVNNTIKY
- the LOC118506676 gene encoding tektin-3-like isoform X2, with product MMQMYEVQPWSSTTHATHNMEQISGPPAKTGTFYQTPRSHPWRPTMGYEAVEVTPLHEQPITNQLVASSYSPSGMCSDPVTFPNLVTGFERNPQHAARAALYTRYTPNEWTTSNVCTYADADKNRNYSEKVRSEAVRLMRETDEKTSQGQRDAARRLGERITDITFWRNELTTELEKLIAESAQLTDTKRNVQKALQDLDPPLHIAQECLYHRESRKGIELVHDHVEKSLLVEVDNLRASQEKLSQLLAKITKQLADCRAAQHSLEDDISHKESALGIDSICHQLNNYSRGINYYGGIEKYDPTVSTPGTWSGSSSTRINNSHSERSKSCQLRSDAESLINAVATSVWDCWSNTNNAFNNRASEMLEAKSKMQLHLHKTQQEIFDVEKHIELLRKAINDKSNPMKVAQTRLEARAHRPGIEMCRDNAHLRLVEEVCTIQDSVATLHRKLQEAEAQHQQLLRTKSQLESNLKQKVDALFIDREKCMGLRRSFPVNNTIKY